From Camelus dromedarius isolate mCamDro1 chromosome 23, mCamDro1.pat, whole genome shotgun sequence, a single genomic window includes:
- the APOBEC4 gene encoding putative C->U-editing enzyme APOBEC-4 — translation MEPLYEEFLANRGTTVKPYCWRSFSLDCSSCPYHIRTGEEARVPHTEFYQLFGFPYGPVYPQTKHLTFYELKTSPGSLVQKGHANSCSGNDTHAESMLSEMNGYFDSAVRNHQGIRHIILYSNNSPCDEANHCCTSKMYNFLTMYPDVTLSIYFSQLYHTETEFPASAWNREALRSLASLWPQVTVSPVSGGVWHSLLNSFVCALLGSPVFQPILTGRALADRHHECEINAITGVKPYFMDVLSPAKESQNIKAQAALEGHPVNNVFPRQSFQVTSGRLQPNLTLDPRVPVVFVLVPFRDLPPIHVGQNPRKPRNIIRHLSMPPMSFQEANDLRRSPTGMPVERVEITEQFASIKETDEKKKKGKK, via the coding sequence ATGGAGCCCTTATATGAGGAATTCCTAGCCAATCGCGGAACAACAGTAAAACCGTATTGCTGGCGAAGCTTCTCTCTCGATTGCTCTAGTTGTCCTTACCACATTCGGACGGGCGAGGAAGCGAGAGTTCCCCACACAGAATTTTACCAGCTTTTTGGATTCCCTTATGGGCCAGTATATCCTCAAACAAAACACCTCACATTCTATGAACTGAAAACATCTCCTGGAAGCCTGGTGCAGAAGGGCCATGCGAACAGTTGCAGTGGGAATGACACCCACGCAGAATCCATGCTCTCTGAGATGAACGGCTATTTTGACTCGGCCGTCCGCAACCACCAAGGCATCAGGCATATCATTCTGTATTCCAACAACTCCCCTTGCGACGAAGCTAACCACTGCTGCACCAGCAAAATGTACAATTTCCTGACCATGTATCCAGACGTCACTCTTAGTATTTACTTTTCTCAGCTCTATCACACTGAGACTGAATTTCCTGCCTCGGCCTGGAACCGCGAAGCCCTCCGGAGCCTGGCCAGCTTATGGCCGCAGGTCACTGTGAGCCCAGTGAGTGGTGGGGTTTGGCATTCTCTCCTCAACAGCTTTGTGTGTGCCCTCTTGGGATCGCCTGTCTTCCAGCCCATCCTGACCGGGAGAGCACTGGCCGACAGGCACCATGAGTGCGAAATCAATGCCATAACAGGTGTGAAGCCCTATTTCATGGATGTTCTCTCCCCGGCAAAAGAGAGTCAGAACATAAAAGCTCAGGCAGCTTTAGAGGGCCACCCCGTAAACAACGTCTTTCCCAGGCAGTCTTTCCAAGTGACAAGCGGACGACTGCAACCCAATCTGACCCTAGACCCCAGGGTTCCTGTCGTTTTCGTGCTAGTGCCTTTCAGGGACCTACCACCAATCCACGTGGGACAAAACCCACGTAAACCCAGGAATATCATAAGACACTTAAGCATGCCTCCAATGTCATTCCAGGAAGCCAATGATCTCAGAAGGTCTCCCACTGGGATGCCAGTGGAGAGAGTAGAAATCACAGAACAGTTTGCAAGTATCAAAGAGACAgatgaaaagaagaagaaagggaaaaaataa